ACCCTTATCTGCTTGGGGTGGCGGCGGGTGCCGGCTTGGGAGCAACGTTGGCCTTTGTGTACGGGGCGGGTTCGGGTGGTTTCCACGCGACGCTGCTGCCGGTGGCAGCGTTCGCGGGATCGATGATCGCTGTATCGGTCACCTACATGACCGGTTCGGGCGGCCGTGGCGGAACGTCGACGGCCTCTTTGATCCTTTCGGGGGTGGCAGTGGCCGCGATGTTGACCGCTGCCCAAACGTATCTTCAGCTCCGCCACACCGAGGTGCTGCGTGACGTTCTGTCGTGGGTGCTGGGGCGACTGTCGACGGCAGGCTGGCGCGAGGTGATCATCCTTCTCCCCTATGTCGTGGTCAGTGCGGGAGCTCTCGTATTGTCGCGCCGGGCACTCGATGTGCTGGCGCTCGGCGTCGAGGAGGCGTCGGCGCTGGGAGTCAATGTTCGGCAAGTCCGCATCGCAGTGTTGCTCTTCGCCAGTCTCGGTACGGCCGCGGCAGTTTCGGTGAGCGGGCTCATCGGGTTTGTGGGCATCATCGTGCCTCACGCGGTCAGGATGGCTGTCGGTACGAGCTACCGCCGCATCATTCCACTTTCGTTGTTCGCGGGTGCTGCCTTTCTGGTGCTCGCGGACGTCATCGCACGATCGTTGATGTCTCCCGCGGAACTGCCGATCGGGGTGGTCACCGCGTTCGTGGGCGGCCCGTTCTTCTTGGTCGTGTTGCGTTCAACCCGGAAGGCGCTGTTGTGACCGCCCTGTCCGTGGAGTCTCTCTCGGTTGCGTTTGGGGACGCGATCGTGCTGGACGATGTCTCCTTCGAAGTCGGGCCGGGCGAGTGGCTGACGGTGATCGGCCCCAATGGCGCCGGCAAATCAACGTTGCTGCTGGCGATCATGGGCTTGGTGAGCCATGGCGGGAAGGTGACCGTCGACGGTCACCATCGCTCGGATCTCAGGGGGAGGGAACTGGCAGGGAGGGTGGCATTCGTACCACAGCATCCGATGCGGCCCTCCGGTATGCGCGTATTCGACTACGTCCTGTTGGGCCGGACACCACATCATTCGCTCTTCGCCACAGAATCGGAGAACGACCTCGATGCAACCCGCGAGGCTCTGGTCTTGCTCGATCTCGAGTCGCTGGCCGATCGGGACGTGTCGTCCCTGTCGGGCGGAGAGGCGCAACGGGCTGCTCTCGCCAGGGCGGTGGCGCAGCGGGCGCCGCTCGTGATCCTCGACGAGCCGAACAGTGCCCTCGACATCGGAAGGCAGCAGGAGGTGATGGGCATCATCGATGACATCCGGCACCTTCAGGGCCTGACGGTGATCTCGACGTTTCACGACCTGGCTTTGGCCGGGCAATTCTCGGATCGCCTCGTGCTCCTGGACGACGGTCGAATCGTCGCGAGTGGCGACGCCCACGACGTCTTGACCGAACCGATCATCGAGTCTGCCTATGGCGCGTCCGTGCGGGTGGTTTCGGAAACCGATGGGACGATCAGTGTCACTCCGCTGCGACGACCTCGAATCGCAGAGGTGCGCCGATGAGTGTGATTGTCGCCGGGATTGTGGACTGGTGGCTGGGTGAGGCACCGGCCGGCTGGCATCCCGTCCGGTGGATGGGCAGATACTTGGAGAGAACCGGTTCCTGGATTCAACGCCCGGCGACCGACCGGGGAAAGCTGGTGGCAGGGGGAGCGGCTTGGCTGGGAGGGCTGACCGGGGTGGCCGTTGCTGCGCTTGGAATCGACCGGTTCATCACTCGGCGGCTCCCCCCGGGCATGCAGGTGCTGATTCGAGGTCTGATCCTCAAGCAGATGCTGTCGCTTCGCCTGCTGCTGTTCGAGGTCCAGTCGGTCGAGACCGCTCTCGACGTCTCGGAGGAAGAAGGGCGTCGGCAGGTGAGACGGATCGTGAGTCGTGACACTGCACGATTGACGTCTGTCGAGGTGCGAGAGTCGGCGCTGGAGAGCCTGGCAGAGAACCTGGCGGACTCGGTGGTGGCCCCGATCTGGTGGTACCTCGTGGCGGGATTGCCCGGCGCGATGGCCTTTCGGTATGTGAACACCGCGGATGCGATGTGGGGCTACCGCGGGGAGATGGAATGGCCCGGAAAAGTGGCGGCCGTCGCCGACGACATCGCCAACTTCGTTCCGGCGCGGATCACCGGGGTCCTCATCGGAGCCCCATCGGTCGGGCCGGGTCGGATCGGAGCGGAAGCGACCAAAGCGACGTCTCCCAACGGGGGATGGCCGATGGCCGCACTGGCTCTGCGGCTTGGCGTGCGCCTCTCGAAACCCGGTACCTACGTTCTGAATCCGGCCGGGCGTCCCCCGACACCCGGAGATACCCGAAGCGCGCTACGTATGGCCGCCGGGCGTTCGGCAGCCTGTCTGATGGCAGCCGCCTTGATGGAAGAGGCCGGCCGACGTGATCGGTGACACTCACGGCGGAACCGACCTCGGGCCCGCGCCCCGGCTCGACTTCTCGACGAACGCCAATCCACTTGGACCGGATCCGCACGTGATGGCCGCCCTCCGAGACGTGAACGTCTCGGCGTATCCGGAACCGAGCTACACGGCGGTTCGTGGTCGCCTCGGTGCCTTCCACGAAGTCGACCCCGCGTGCGTCGTGGTGGGCGCAGGCGCTTCGGAGCTGATCCGCCGCCTGGTGACGTGGTGGTCCGGCCCGATCGTCGTCACGGATCCCACCTTCGGTGAATACGCCGCGGCTGCATTTGCGGTAGGACGCCGAGTCATTACCGCGGGAGATGATGGTGACTTCCTTGCTGCGCTGGGCGGAGGTGCCCTCGGTTTCCTCTGCGTTCCCAACAATCCCGATGGCCGTCTGCCGCTCGAGGGGTTCGTCGAACAGGCCGCCGGGACCGCCGGCGCCTCGGGCGGCCTTCTCGTGATCGATGCCGCCTACGCGCCCTTCTGTTCACCTTGGCCGGTGTTGTCCTCCTCGGCGGTCGTGCTCCATGCACCGAACAAGGTCCACGGATGCACGGGGCTGCGCGCCGGCTACGCGGTCGTCCCTTCTCGGGAGATGGCGATCGAGCTGAGAAGGGTCGCTCCCTCGTGGGTCGTCGGCAACCACGGAGCATCGTTCCTGGCGGCATCGGTGACGTCCCAGGCCCAGGAGTGGGTGAACGAGACAACCGGGACGCTGCGGACGTGGCGGGCCGATCTGGCAGACGGATTCCGGGTGCGAGGGTTTGCCGTGATCGAAGGGCCGGCGAACTTCCTGCTCGTCGATGTGGGGCACGCCGACACCGTGACCGAGACGCTGCGCGCCGACGGTCTCCGGGTGAGGTCATGCGTGTCGTTTGGCTTGCCCCGTCATGTGCGAATCGCCGCGCTTGCGCCCGAAGCCAACACCGAGCTGCTGGCCTCGGTCGATCGATCGGTACCTGGGGGAGTCACATCGTGAGGGCGCTCATGGTCCAGGGATGCACCAGTTCGGCGGGCAAGAGCCTCCTGGTGACGGCGCTCGCCCGCATCTACCGGCGCCGGGGCTTCTCCGTCGCACCATTCAAGGCGCAGAACATGTCGAACAACGCCCGGGTGGTCGCCGGCGGTGAGATCGGTGTTGCCCAATGGCTCCAAGCGATCGCCGCGGGGGTTCCTCCGGACGTCCGCATGAACCCGATTCTGGTCAAACCCGAACGAGAGGGAAGCCAGGTGGTCGTCGATGGACAGGTGGATTTCGAAGTCTCCAACTTGCCGTGGCGCGACCGATCGCCTCGGGTGTGGCCCGCAGCCCGGCAGGCACTTCACTCCCTGCTCGAGGAGTACGCACTCGTTCTGATGGAAGGTGCCGGAAGCCCGGCCGAATTCAATCTGTGGGAGAGCGATATCGCCAACATGCGATCAGCGGAGGAGGCGGACGCCGCAGTACTGCTGGTGGTCGACATCGATCGAGGTGGTGCATTCGCGCACCTGTATGGGACGTGGCTGTTGCTTCCGGAACCGCAGAGGGAGAGGATCGTCGGGTTCATCCTCAATCGGTTCCGGGGAGATGCCTCGCTCCTGGCACCCGCCCCCGAACGAATCGAGGAGATGACGGGAGTCCCGGTGCTGGGCGTCGTACCTTGGATCGCCCACGGACTTCCCGACGAAGACAACGCTTCGCTCATCGGGCGGAAAGCGACAGGACGCCGACACCGTGTGACGATTGTTCGTTGGCCCACCATCTCGAACTTC
This is a stretch of genomic DNA from Actinomycetota bacterium. It encodes these proteins:
- a CDS encoding iron ABC transporter permease, whose translation is MNTKLEATRLPAGWLVLAGVAVAGAVIVGVSFGAADLSLGSILTEFVNRVPGIQLHSGMGSAEAAVLWKIRLPRVVLGLLVGGMLAVAGSAYQGVFRNPLADPYLLGVAAGAGLGATLAFVYGAGSGGFHATLLPVAAFAGSMIAVSVTYMTGSGGRGGTSTASLILSGVAVAAMLTAAQTYLQLRHTEVLRDVLSWVLGRLSTAGWREVIILLPYVVVSAGALVLSRRALDVLALGVEEASALGVNVRQVRIAVLLFASLGTAAAVSVSGLIGFVGIIVPHAVRMAVGTSYRRIIPLSLFAGAAFLVLADVIARSLMSPAELPIGVVTAFVGGPFFLVVLRSTRKALL
- the cobD gene encoding cobalamin biosynthesis protein CobD; translated protein: MSVIVAGIVDWWLGEAPAGWHPVRWMGRYLERTGSWIQRPATDRGKLVAGGAAWLGGLTGVAVAALGIDRFITRRLPPGMQVLIRGLILKQMLSLRLLLFEVQSVETALDVSEEEGRRQVRRIVSRDTARLTSVEVRESALESLAENLADSVVAPIWWYLVAGLPGAMAFRYVNTADAMWGYRGEMEWPGKVAAVADDIANFVPARITGVLIGAPSVGPGRIGAEATKATSPNGGWPMAALALRLGVRLSKPGTYVLNPAGRPPTPGDTRSALRMAAGRSAACLMAAALMEEAGRRDR
- a CDS encoding cobyric acid synthase, which produces MVQGCTSSAGKSLLVTALARIYRRRGFSVAPFKAQNMSNNARVVAGGEIGVAQWLQAIAAGVPPDVRMNPILVKPEREGSQVVVDGQVDFEVSNLPWRDRSPRVWPAARQALHSLLEEYALVLMEGAGSPAEFNLWESDIANMRSAEEADAAVLLVVDIDRGGAFAHLYGTWLLLPEPQRERIVGFILNRFRGDASLLAPAPERIEEMTGVPVLGVVPWIAHGLPDEDNASLIGRKATGRRHRVTIVRWPTISNFDEFSTMAGLTDVIWAEDPHDLEGSDLIILPGSKHVTSDLEWFRRRGFEQALAAEADKGTQIVGICGGLQMLGQRLRDPNGIDGEADGLGLLEIETIFEHDKILTAESGVFGTCPEPWEKLSDRSFTGYEIRQGRSVAVGSVVEVLPRGLGYASGNVLGLYVHGVFESSDVLQGLLGVAPEGSLEEEIDIVADHFERSLDMTRIDEILGVAR
- a CDS encoding ABC transporter ATP-binding protein, coding for MSVESLSVAFGDAIVLDDVSFEVGPGEWLTVIGPNGAGKSTLLLAIMGLVSHGGKVTVDGHHRSDLRGRELAGRVAFVPQHPMRPSGMRVFDYVLLGRTPHHSLFATESENDLDATREALVLLDLESLADRDVSSLSGGEAQRAALARAVAQRAPLVILDEPNSALDIGRQQEVMGIIDDIRHLQGLTVISTFHDLALAGQFSDRLVLLDDGRIVASGDAHDVLTEPIIESAYGASVRVVSETDGTISVTPLRRPRIAEVRR
- a CDS encoding histidinol-phosphate aminotransferase family protein, whose product is MIGDTHGGTDLGPAPRLDFSTNANPLGPDPHVMAALRDVNVSAYPEPSYTAVRGRLGAFHEVDPACVVVGAGASELIRRLVTWWSGPIVVTDPTFGEYAAAAFAVGRRVITAGDDGDFLAALGGGALGFLCVPNNPDGRLPLEGFVEQAAGTAGASGGLLVIDAAYAPFCSPWPVLSSSAVVLHAPNKVHGCTGLRAGYAVVPSREMAIELRRVAPSWVVGNHGASFLAASVTSQAQEWVNETTGTLRTWRADLADGFRVRGFAVIEGPANFLLVDVGHADTVTETLRADGLRVRSCVSFGLPRHVRIAALAPEANTELLASVDRSVPGGVTS